Proteins encoded by one window of Corynebacterium amycolatum:
- a CDS encoding peptide chain release factor 3 has product MTTLAEEAARRRTFAVIAHPDAGKSTLTEALALHAHVINEAGAVHGKAGRKSTVSDWMDMEKDRGISIASSALQFEYQPEGHDGEPYMINLVDTPGHADFSEDTYRVLTAVDAAVMLVDGAKGLEPQTLKLFRVCKSNGIPIVTVINKWDRPGKAPLELMDEIVAEIGLQPTPLYWPVGEAGDFRGLLERGEDGEAKQFIGFERTAGGATIAAERHLTPDEAAAEQGDAWETAAEESELLSADSADHDQEMYLAGDTSPVIFASAMLNWGVHQILDTLCELAPAPGARESDPAAVAAAAAGGQGAIVEKREPTDDFSGVVFKVQAGMDTHHRDKLAFMRVVSGEFDRGMQVTHAQSGRSFSTKYALTVFGRTRSTVETAYPGDIVGLVNAGSLAPGDTIYEGRKVQFKPMPQFAPEHFRTLRAKSLGKYKQFRKAVDQLDAEGVVQILRNDARGDAAPVMAAVGPMQFEVMMARMENEYNVETIADPIPYSVARRTDEETAPELAKQRGVEIFTRSDGALIALFGDKWKLSFIEKEHPEFTLETLVAD; this is encoded by the coding sequence GTGACAACTCTCGCCGAAGAAGCAGCACGCCGCCGCACATTTGCCGTCATCGCACACCCGGATGCCGGTAAGTCCACGCTCACCGAGGCGCTGGCACTGCATGCTCATGTCATTAACGAAGCCGGTGCTGTCCACGGCAAGGCCGGCCGCAAGTCGACTGTGTCCGACTGGATGGACATGGAGAAAGATCGCGGCATCTCGATTGCCTCTTCCGCGCTGCAGTTCGAGTACCAACCAGAGGGGCACGACGGCGAACCATACATGATCAATCTCGTCGATACACCTGGTCACGCCGACTTCTCCGAAGACACCTACCGTGTGCTCACGGCTGTCGACGCCGCTGTCATGCTTGTCGACGGCGCCAAGGGTCTCGAGCCTCAGACGTTGAAGCTGTTCCGGGTTTGTAAGTCCAACGGAATTCCCATCGTCACGGTCATCAACAAGTGGGACCGCCCGGGTAAGGCTCCCCTGGAATTGATGGATGAGATTGTTGCGGAGATTGGCCTGCAGCCGACACCGCTGTACTGGCCAGTCGGCGAGGCGGGTGACTTCCGCGGTCTACTGGAGCGTGGCGAGGACGGTGAGGCCAAACAGTTCATCGGCTTCGAGCGCACTGCCGGTGGTGCCACCATTGCCGCCGAGCGGCACCTCACCCCAGATGAGGCCGCCGCAGAACAGGGCGATGCCTGGGAGACGGCAGCCGAGGAGTCCGAACTGCTCTCCGCCGATAGCGCTGACCACGACCAGGAGATGTACCTCGCTGGTGACACCTCTCCGGTGATTTTCGCCTCGGCCATGCTGAATTGGGGTGTCCACCAGATCCTGGACACTCTCTGCGAACTGGCTCCGGCACCTGGCGCCCGCGAGTCCGACCCGGCTGCCGTTGCCGCTGCTGCGGCTGGCGGCCAGGGAGCTATCGTCGAAAAGCGCGAACCGACGGATGATTTTTCGGGCGTCGTGTTCAAGGTGCAGGCGGGTATGGATACGCACCACCGCGACAAGCTGGCGTTCATGCGCGTTGTCTCTGGTGAGTTTGACCGCGGCATGCAGGTCACGCATGCGCAGTCGGGACGCAGTTTTTCTACAAAGTACGCCCTGACAGTGTTCGGTCGGACGCGTTCGACCGTGGAGACGGCCTACCCGGGCGACATTGTCGGCCTGGTCAATGCGGGTTCGCTGGCGCCGGGTGACACCATTTACGAGGGCCGCAAGGTTCAATTCAAGCCAATGCCTCAATTCGCGCCGGAGCACTTCCGCACCCTGCGCGCCAAGAGCCTGGGCAAGTACAAGCAGTTCCGCAAGGCTGTCGACCAGCTCGATGCCGAGGGCGTGGTGCAGATTCTGCGCAACGATGCCCGCGGCGATGCCGCCCCGGTCATGGCCGCGGTCGGACCGATGCAGTTCGAGGTGATGATGGCGCGCATGGAAAACGAGTACAACGTCGAGACCATCGCAGATCCCATCCCCTACTCCGTCGCCCGCCGCACGGACGAAGAGACCGCGCCGGAGCTTGCAAAGCAACGCGGCGTGGAGATCTTCACGCGTTCCGACGGCGCCCTCATCGCCCTCTTCGGCGACAAGTGGAAGCTGTCATTCATTGAGAAGGAGCACCCGGAGTTCACGCTCGAGACGCTGGTCGCTGACTAA
- a CDS encoding Cof-type HAD-IIB family hydrolase, translated as MTEPLDIQQQSPAQPPYRLVVTDMDGTLLNEDKEIPDSFWPVVTELLDCGVHFAPASGRQYATLADQFAPIAHRIPIIAENGNYVADAGEVVSVTSIDHDIVTQLVHAIRQFNDNRVAAGRTPLSVIICGAASAYVEFFPPHFNISEEVQQLQFNEAAKYYLKLQKVDDVIVAAAEDGIVKIAAFDPYSVEDESADYLRSQSPHLRAVVSGAHWVDLIDANTNKGTALAALQEALGVSPAETVCFVDYLNDLELIDHASRSFAMSNGHPEIKRRATDIAPSNAEEGVITTLRELFNL; from the coding sequence ATGACGGAACCCCTGGATATCCAGCAGCAATCTCCTGCCCAGCCGCCATACCGCCTTGTAGTCACGGATATGGACGGGACTCTATTAAATGAAGACAAGGAAATCCCGGATTCCTTTTGGCCGGTAGTCACCGAACTGCTCGACTGCGGTGTCCACTTCGCTCCCGCATCGGGCCGCCAGTACGCCACTCTGGCCGACCAGTTCGCCCCCATTGCACACCGCATCCCAATCATTGCGGAAAACGGCAACTATGTCGCGGATGCGGGCGAGGTGGTCTCGGTTACCAGTATCGACCACGACATCGTCACCCAGTTGGTACACGCGATCCGCCAGTTCAACGACAACCGAGTGGCAGCGGGGCGCACTCCTCTATCGGTTATCATCTGCGGCGCTGCCAGCGCATACGTGGAGTTTTTCCCGCCGCATTTCAATATTTCGGAGGAAGTTCAGCAGCTGCAATTCAACGAGGCCGCCAAGTACTACTTGAAGCTGCAGAAGGTCGATGATGTCATCGTCGCCGCCGCCGAGGACGGCATCGTCAAAATTGCCGCCTTTGATCCTTACTCCGTCGAAGACGAATCCGCCGATTACTTGCGTTCCCAGAGCCCGCACCTGCGCGCGGTAGTCTCCGGTGCACATTGGGTCGACCTCATCGACGCCAACACCAACAAGGGCACGGCACTCGCCGCCCTGCAGGAGGCCCTCGGTGTCTCTCCTGCCGAAACTGTCTGCTTTGTTGACTACCTGAATGACCTCGAGCTCATCGACCACGCAAGCCGTTCGTTTGCCATGTCCAACGGTCACCCGGAAATCAAACGCCGCGCCACCGACATCGCACCGTCGAACGCGGAGGAAGGCGTCATCACGACGCTGCGCGAACTGTTCAACCTCTAA
- a CDS encoding glyceraldehyde-3-phosphate dehydrogenase — protein sequence MSDSAPIKRNDWNERISLAEQMIPLLGQLRRNNDVVTSIFGRRLENVTETGIIKSHRYARRITSQELPLSQTLPILQELVKMDLGTASIDLGALATSFEEEGGDLRAFLERELAEVIGAGTHTPKTDIVLYGFGRIGRLLARILLAREALFNGPRLRAIVVRQNGEDDIVKRASLLRRDSVHGAFDGTISVDRENNIIWANGTPIQVIYSNDPATVDYTAYDINDAIVIDNTGRWRDREGLSQHLQSKGVSKVLLTAPGKGDVKNIVYGINHSIIEDSDNILSAASCTTNGITPVLKVVNDKWGVEFGHVETVHSFTNDQNLIDNFHKGSRRGRAATLNMVLTETGAAKAVAKALPEFEGKLTGNAIRVPTPDVSMAVLNLTLDTEVDRDEVNNYLREVSLKSVLRQQIDYIHSPEVVSTDFVGSTHAGIVDGLATIANGKHLVLYVWYDNEFGYSNQVVRIAEEIAGARPRVYPKRKHIDEL from the coding sequence ATGTCGGATTCGGCCCCCATCAAGCGCAATGACTGGAATGAGCGCATCAGCCTTGCAGAGCAGATGATCCCCCTCCTGGGACAGCTGCGGCGCAACAACGATGTCGTGACTTCAATCTTCGGCCGCCGACTGGAAAACGTCACCGAGACCGGCATCATTAAGTCGCACCGCTACGCCCGTCGCATTACCTCGCAGGAGCTGCCTCTGAGCCAGACTCTGCCGATTCTGCAGGAACTGGTGAAGATGGATCTCGGCACCGCCTCCATCGACCTGGGTGCCCTGGCTACCAGCTTCGAAGAGGAAGGCGGCGACCTGCGCGCATTCCTCGAGCGGGAGCTTGCCGAGGTTATCGGTGCCGGGACTCACACCCCGAAGACCGACATTGTCCTCTACGGTTTCGGACGCATCGGTCGTCTGCTGGCCCGCATTCTGCTTGCTCGTGAGGCACTGTTCAACGGTCCGCGCCTGCGCGCGATTGTGGTTCGCCAGAATGGTGAGGACGACATCGTCAAGCGTGCTTCGCTGCTGCGCCGTGACTCCGTCCACGGTGCATTCGACGGCACCATCTCGGTTGACCGCGAAAACAACATTATTTGGGCAAACGGCACCCCGATCCAGGTCATTTACTCCAACGACCCGGCAACTGTTGACTACACCGCCTACGACATTAACGATGCGATTGTCATTGACAACACCGGTCGTTGGCGTGACCGTGAGGGACTGTCGCAGCACCTTCAGTCCAAGGGGGTTTCCAAGGTTCTGCTCACCGCGCCGGGCAAGGGCGATGTAAAGAACATCGTCTACGGAATTAACCACAGCATCATCGAGGACTCTGACAACATTTTGTCGGCAGCCTCCTGTACTACCAACGGCATCACCCCGGTGCTGAAGGTCGTCAATGACAAGTGGGGCGTCGAGTTCGGTCACGTCGAGACCGTCCACTCCTTCACCAATGACCAGAACCTGATTGACAACTTCCACAAGGGTTCCCGCCGTGGTCGCGCAGCCACCCTGAACATGGTTCTCACTGAGACTGGTGCCGCAAAGGCCGTCGCCAAGGCTCTGCCGGAGTTTGAGGGCAAGCTGACCGGTAACGCGATCCGCGTTCCCACCCCGGACGTTTCCATGGCGGTGCTGAACCTGACTCTGGACACTGAGGTCGACCGCGACGAGGTTAACAACTACCTGCGCGAAGTTTCCCTGAAGTCCGTCCTGCGCCAGCAGATTGACTACATCCACTCACCAGAAGTGGTCTCCACCGACTTCGTTGGTTCCACCCACGCTGGCATCGTCGATGGTCTGGCTACCATCGCCAACGGTAAGCACCTAGTGCTCTACGTCTGGTACGACAACGAGTTCGGTTACTCCAACCAGGTCGTTCGCATCGCTGAGGAGATTGCCGGTGCTCGCCCGCGCGTCTACCCGAAGCGCAAGCACATCGACGAGCTGTAA
- a CDS encoding ECF transporter S component, translating into MASQTDDGRLVHVAPVAAGGRPSTRDMLVAAAIGVAGSLIIVPLTYLQVFAGIAHVYLVAATLGLWFLQCVVPLIVVRKLGASLIACLAMGVVSAATTPFGIAAIGALIMEGLLIELPFMVTLYRRWTRPQFVASAMLFSALMGPMAPRAVGVDSPTTPMTLISFAVALASSLVFLVLGFAVAKGLRSRGVTR; encoded by the coding sequence GTGGCGTCGCAGACGGATGACGGGCGGTTGGTGCACGTCGCACCGGTCGCAGCGGGTGGCCGACCATCCACCCGCGACATGCTCGTCGCCGCCGCAATCGGCGTCGCGGGGTCTCTCATCATCGTGCCCCTGACCTACCTGCAGGTGTTCGCCGGCATCGCCCACGTTTATCTCGTCGCGGCGACGCTCGGGTTGTGGTTCCTGCAGTGCGTTGTTCCCCTCATCGTCGTCCGCAAGCTTGGCGCGAGCCTCATCGCGTGCCTTGCCATGGGCGTCGTGTCCGCGGCGACCACCCCGTTCGGCATCGCCGCAATCGGGGCGCTGATTATGGAAGGATTGCTCATCGAGCTTCCGTTCATGGTCACCCTGTACCGGCGGTGGACGCGTCCCCAGTTCGTGGCGTCGGCGATGTTGTTCTCCGCGCTGATGGGACCGATGGCCCCGCGCGCAGTCGGCGTCGACTCGCCGACCACTCCCATGACCCTGATCAGCTTCGCCGTAGCCTTGGCATCGAGCTTGGTGTTTTTGGTCCTGGGCTTTGCCGTCGCAAAGGGGCTTCGCAGCCGCGGGGTCACCCGGTGA
- a CDS encoding ATP-binding cassette domain-containing protein: MRHADGRWAPDMVDLSFDFGTINAITGPVGCGKTSLAHLIAGLIPSHIPIDHAGFVHIVDADGTERPVDGDLVTFVGQDPATQVLTLRVVDDVAMALEFSLVEAGIVAKRSAEALSELGLSELAEKDPWALSGGQRQRMAIAGAVARAPEVMIFDEPAAHVDEDGRRSLFAAIRDLRAPGRVILLIEHDLRPFDGWVDTVTILDADGSVAAHGAPDGIAVKGIATTAATAGTPDASTPGTGVPDRPNPESEADAVPLLALTGTHVTRGGERILNGADLTLERGEIHALVGANGAGKSTLLAVLSGQMKAGVDLRIDGASARRVPDAFASLAFQNPEHQFTRATVAAEIDSALAGTDPHGPLGADELRKLREALCPRALDPVSPFVLSGGQKRRLGIFLAVAANRRLLLLDEPLAHLDSPSSRIVLDALAEYAGAGGTVVFTCHDRRAARTWADRASIVTEGKVAWSGPAADVPAAPESSRRDRALPAAGVRTSGDESPWTGESAARRRAGLNTITIVAAVMLVLVAGLLSGEDAVLALTGVAFLALAAIAERDVRATAGKVLLVLLIGVFFGLLGWRSEFYGGGDPAEAVRHGIHHGLLLTAVFAGTVLVSACMRVEELFDAMVQRLRVPYTWCTIAISGVSIAAFLRSEIPHLTWAIRLRSMRPGQSFRSGFIRATTPACIAFPLFVSAVRCAEKLSLTLAMRNFGRHPRRTFRTDHPWRVRDGFVAAASAAAFVVALVSAVT; encoded by the coding sequence GTGCGGCACGCCGATGGGCGATGGGCACCCGACATGGTGGATCTCTCCTTCGATTTCGGCACGATCAACGCCATCACGGGACCCGTGGGATGCGGAAAGACGAGCCTGGCCCACCTCATCGCTGGACTGATTCCCTCGCACATCCCCATCGACCATGCCGGATTCGTGCACATCGTCGATGCCGACGGCACCGAACGCCCCGTGGACGGGGACCTGGTCACCTTCGTCGGGCAAGACCCGGCGACGCAGGTGCTCACGCTCCGAGTCGTCGATGACGTGGCCATGGCCCTCGAGTTTTCCCTCGTGGAAGCCGGTATCGTCGCCAAGCGATCAGCCGAGGCTCTATCGGAGCTCGGCCTGTCAGAGCTCGCGGAGAAGGATCCGTGGGCTTTGTCGGGCGGGCAACGCCAGCGGATGGCCATCGCCGGTGCGGTGGCCAGGGCGCCGGAGGTCATGATCTTCGACGAGCCCGCGGCCCACGTCGACGAGGACGGTCGCCGGTCGCTGTTCGCCGCCATCCGTGATTTGCGGGCCCCGGGGCGCGTCATCCTGCTCATCGAGCACGACCTCCGCCCGTTCGACGGGTGGGTCGACACGGTGACGATCCTCGATGCGGACGGGAGCGTCGCCGCCCACGGAGCGCCGGATGGCATCGCGGTGAAGGGCATTGCGACGACGGCCGCGACCGCCGGAACGCCGGACGCCAGTACGCCGGGCACGGGGGTGCCGGACCGTCCCAATCCGGAATCGGAGGCGGATGCCGTTCCACTGCTGGCCTTGACCGGAACCCACGTGACCCGAGGCGGGGAGAGGATCCTGAACGGGGCCGATCTGACACTGGAACGGGGCGAGATTCATGCCCTAGTCGGTGCCAACGGAGCCGGTAAGTCCACCTTGCTGGCGGTGCTGTCGGGCCAGATGAAGGCGGGAGTGGACCTCCGGATTGACGGCGCGTCTGCCCGGCGCGTCCCCGACGCCTTCGCGTCGTTGGCGTTCCAGAACCCCGAGCACCAGTTCACCCGCGCGACCGTCGCCGCGGAAATCGACTCCGCGCTGGCCGGCACGGACCCGCACGGGCCACTCGGCGCCGATGAGCTGCGGAAACTGCGGGAAGCCCTGTGCCCCCGGGCACTTGACCCCGTCTCGCCGTTCGTCCTGTCGGGCGGACAGAAAAGACGGTTGGGCATCTTCCTGGCGGTGGCGGCCAATCGCCGTTTGCTGCTTCTCGACGAACCGTTGGCGCACCTGGATTCGCCGAGCTCGCGCATCGTACTGGATGCCCTAGCGGAATACGCCGGGGCCGGCGGAACCGTTGTGTTCACGTGCCACGACCGCCGTGCCGCGCGAACGTGGGCGGATCGGGCGAGCATCGTCACCGAAGGGAAGGTCGCCTGGTCCGGTCCCGCGGCCGACGTGCCGGCTGCCCCGGAGTCGTCCCGGCGGGATCGCGCACTGCCCGCGGCCGGCGTACGGACGTCCGGGGACGAAAGCCCCTGGACCGGTGAATCCGCCGCTCGGAGGCGCGCGGGGTTGAACACCATCACGATTGTCGCGGCGGTGATGCTCGTCCTCGTCGCCGGGCTGCTCTCCGGCGAAGATGCCGTTCTCGCGCTGACGGGGGTCGCGTTCCTCGCACTCGCTGCGATCGCGGAACGCGACGTTCGGGCGACGGCGGGGAAGGTCCTCCTCGTCCTGTTGATCGGGGTGTTCTTCGGCCTGCTTGGGTGGCGCTCCGAGTTCTACGGCGGTGGGGATCCGGCGGAGGCCGTCCGCCACGGCATCCATCACGGACTGCTGCTGACGGCCGTGTTCGCGGGGACGGTCCTGGTCTCCGCGTGCATGCGCGTCGAGGAGCTTTTCGACGCCATGGTGCAACGCCTCCGGGTGCCCTACACATGGTGCACCATAGCGATTTCCGGGGTGAGCATCGCGGCGTTCCTGCGCAGCGAAATCCCCCATCTGACATGGGCGATTAGATTGCGCTCGATGCGACCGGGGCAGTCTTTCCGCTCCGGCTTCATTCGCGCGACGACGCCCGCGTGCATCGCCTTTCCCTTGTTCGTCAGCGCCGTGCGCTGCGCCGAAAAGCTGTCCCTGACCCTGGCGATGCGCAACTTCGGCCGCCATCCGCGGCGCACCTTCCGCACCGATCACCCCTGGCGAGTGCGTGACGGGTTCGTGGCCGCAGCGTCCGCCGCGGCCTTCGTCGTCGCCCTGGTGTCCGCAGTGACTTGA
- a CDS encoding AMP-binding protein yields MNTIRTISDVLRDKADETKKGITFVENRRDVFVPYGRVHAEAVAAATRLAEAGIGPGDRVIFQVSENRGLIRAFWGCVYAGAVPALAPPVSGPVDVDRVRTLSDMMPGAPILVDERSHTLLTGANGAVVVGEDRLLDVSIVNDAAAEPGAAMPGDAESDFSQAGDVDSGDGAGAVPAFPVRGGTAGEALIQFSSGSTGSPKGVIVTNESVLNGLRATIPRHAHRYENKMLTWLPLTHNLSLIGFHVYALFRGYDQVLLPVSEVVADPPRWFEAVTRHRPTVTVCPNFAFKHFLRYLERRPLGDDHGYDFSNVQKLMSGSEPIDAPLARKFLAAMSAMGLREDALTSAYGMSEACLLVTTRDIYSGLSTVRLDRTGIATGQRFEDIESESGAEFVALGKAVPGISLTIRDDGGGVLGDGTVGEIHIAGAPMTRAAITAEGIVEHELTDDGAFATGDMGILRDGELFVLGRKKDIIFVNGRNYYSADLEAVLENVLDRDVAVLGRSNPATGEEEIAVFLARRTPTDRKADDATGAGQSDGDEPPIDEQAVTRSATTELMRVAGVPVSRVLWVDELPVASNGKKLRRKLEALL; encoded by the coding sequence ATGAACACGATCCGGACCATCAGCGACGTGCTTCGGGACAAGGCCGATGAGACGAAAAAGGGGATCACCTTCGTCGAGAATCGGCGGGACGTCTTCGTCCCGTATGGCCGGGTCCATGCGGAGGCGGTGGCGGCTGCGACTCGGTTGGCCGAAGCCGGCATCGGCCCCGGCGATCGCGTGATCTTCCAGGTTTCGGAGAACCGCGGGCTCATCCGGGCGTTCTGGGGCTGCGTCTACGCCGGCGCGGTTCCGGCGCTTGCGCCGCCGGTGTCGGGCCCGGTTGACGTCGACAGGGTGCGGACGCTCTCGGACATGATGCCCGGGGCCCCGATCCTGGTCGACGAACGCAGTCACACGCTGCTCACCGGCGCAAACGGCGCCGTGGTCGTGGGCGAGGACCGGCTGCTCGACGTGTCCATCGTCAATGACGCTGCCGCGGAACCGGGTGCGGCGATGCCGGGTGATGCTGAATCGGACTTCTCTCAGGCGGGGGACGTGGATTCCGGGGATGGCGCCGGGGCGGTCCCCGCGTTCCCGGTGCGAGGTGGGACGGCCGGCGAAGCCCTCATCCAGTTTTCGTCCGGCTCCACGGGATCGCCAAAAGGCGTCATCGTAACCAACGAGTCCGTGCTGAACGGTCTGCGCGCGACGATCCCACGCCACGCGCACCGGTACGAGAACAAGATGCTCACGTGGCTACCTTTGACCCACAACCTTTCGCTGATCGGCTTCCACGTCTACGCCCTTTTTCGTGGGTACGACCAGGTGTTGCTGCCGGTTTCCGAGGTGGTCGCCGATCCCCCGAGGTGGTTCGAGGCCGTGACCAGGCACCGGCCGACGGTGACAGTGTGCCCGAACTTCGCGTTCAAGCATTTCCTGCGCTATCTCGAGCGCCGGCCCCTCGGGGATGACCACGGTTACGACTTCTCCAACGTCCAGAAGCTGATGAGCGGTTCTGAACCCATCGACGCTCCATTGGCCCGGAAGTTCCTCGCGGCGATGTCCGCCATGGGCCTCCGGGAGGATGCCCTGACCTCCGCCTACGGAATGTCCGAAGCTTGCCTCCTGGTTACGACCCGGGACATCTACTCGGGTCTGTCCACGGTGCGACTTGACCGGACGGGCATCGCCACGGGGCAGCGTTTCGAGGACATCGAGAGCGAGTCCGGAGCTGAGTTCGTCGCCTTGGGCAAGGCCGTCCCGGGGATCTCGTTGACCATCCGCGATGACGGGGGCGGGGTCCTCGGCGACGGCACCGTCGGTGAAATCCACATCGCCGGCGCTCCGATGACCCGCGCCGCGATCACAGCAGAGGGGATCGTGGAGCACGAGCTCACCGATGACGGGGCGTTCGCAACGGGGGACATGGGCATTCTCCGCGACGGCGAGTTGTTCGTCCTCGGCCGGAAGAAGGACATCATCTTCGTCAACGGCCGGAATTACTATTCGGCTGATTTGGAAGCCGTGCTGGAGAATGTGCTTGACCGCGATGTTGCCGTTCTCGGCCGGAGCAACCCAGCCACGGGCGAAGAGGAGATCGCCGTGTTCTTGGCCAGGCGGACCCCGACCGATCGTAAGGCCGACGATGCGACCGGTGCCGGGCAATCGGACGGGGATGAACCTCCGATTGATGAACAGGCGGTGACCCGGTCCGCGACGACCGAGCTGATGCGCGTCGCCGGGGTGCCCGTCTCCCGGGTTCTGTGGGTCGACGAGCTGCCCGTCGCGTCGAACGGCAAGAAGCTCCGCCGCAAGCTCGAGGCTCTGCTCTGA